The following proteins are co-located in the Sporolactobacillus pectinivorans genome:
- a CDS encoding 1-deoxy-D-xylulose-5-phosphate reductoisomerase — protein sequence MKHISLLGATGSVGTQTLAVVREHPDQFSVSAFAFGENVQTALPLIREFGPKLVAVKNKETAERIRNQIDGRIKIVYGLDGMIEAAVFPDSDMLVNAVLGSIGLEPTLAAIEAGKTIGLANKETLVTAGHLVMKRAEKFGVQILPIDSEHSAIFQSLKGQDRTALSRLILTASGGAFRDRTRAELKYVTAADAVKHPNWSMGAKITVDTSTMMNKGLEVIEAHWLFDVPYDRIDTVIHRESIVHSLVEYDDHSMIAQLGLPSMLVPIQYALSYPSRLELKQTKRLNLWETGTLHFQKVDTVRFPAVKLAYEAGKAGGSMPTVLNAANETAVDLFLEGRIKFLEIEPLVKNALDHHDLIPEPSLEMIEETDRRTREFVRSLVK from the coding sequence TTGAAACATATTAGTTTGCTTGGTGCGACCGGTTCGGTGGGTACTCAAACACTGGCTGTGGTTCGTGAACACCCCGACCAATTTTCGGTTTCTGCATTTGCATTTGGTGAAAACGTTCAGACAGCTCTCCCGTTGATCCGGGAGTTCGGCCCTAAATTAGTTGCAGTTAAAAATAAGGAAACAGCTGAACGGATCCGTAATCAGATTGACGGAAGGATTAAAATCGTTTACGGCTTGGACGGCATGATCGAAGCTGCTGTTTTTCCGGACAGCGACATGCTGGTCAATGCAGTGCTCGGCAGCATCGGCCTGGAGCCGACACTTGCCGCCATTGAAGCAGGGAAAACGATTGGTCTTGCAAACAAAGAGACACTGGTCACTGCAGGCCATTTAGTTATGAAACGGGCCGAAAAATTCGGTGTGCAGATTCTTCCGATAGACAGTGAGCACTCAGCTATTTTTCAGTCCCTCAAGGGGCAGGACAGAACGGCGCTGTCGCGACTGATTCTAACAGCATCGGGAGGTGCTTTTCGGGATAGAACCCGAGCGGAGCTGAAGTATGTGACTGCGGCTGACGCAGTGAAGCATCCCAACTGGTCCATGGGAGCCAAGATCACTGTCGATACTTCAACTATGATGAATAAAGGATTGGAAGTCATAGAGGCGCACTGGCTTTTTGACGTGCCGTATGACCGGATCGATACGGTTATCCACAGAGAGAGTATTGTTCATTCCCTGGTCGAATATGATGATCATAGTATGATCGCCCAACTTGGCCTTCCAAGCATGCTGGTCCCGATTCAATATGCCCTCTCATATCCCTCAAGACTTGAATTGAAGCAGACAAAAAGGTTAAACTTATGGGAAACGGGAACGCTTCATTTCCAAAAAGTGGACACTGTAAGATTTCCTGCTGTGAAGCTGGCTTATGAAGCCGGGAAGGCGGGAGGTTCAATGCCTACTGTTCTTAATGCAGCAAATGAAACGGCTGTTGACCTGTTTCTGGAAGGTCGGATCAAGTTTCTTGAGATAGAGCCACTTGTGAAAAATGCGCTTGATCACCATGATTTGATTCCGGAGCCCAGTCTCGAAATGATTGAAGAAACGGACAGGCGGACGCGTGAATTTGTACGATCACTTGTTAAATAA
- the rseP gene encoding RIP metalloprotease RseP, whose product METLIVVVIIFGLLVSIHELGHLVVAKRSGILCREYAIGFGPKIFSVKKGETVYTLRLLPIGGYVRMAGEDPEIVEIKPGQHIGLYFDQSGKVNRLIADHLEKYPQARFLTVEHCDLEKDLYISGYEEENSPLVRYELDRKATYVADNQDFQIAPLDRQFASKSLLKRFLTIFAGPFMNLVLAVVVFIIFYSIQGVPSDAPKLGELINGYPAQKAGLLANDKVLQIDQQKIVSWNDIVSYVQKHPKEKMTFTIDRNGHVSRVSLVSDQRNGQVKGTKEGLIGAYGPTLHSIPASVVAGVKQTGYWITTELDGLKTMVTGGFNLNDLAGPARMYQMTGEVVHQGLVLVLNWAAFLSVNLAVINLLPLPALDGGRLMFLIIEALRGKPVEPQKEALVHFIGFAFLMLLMLLVTWNDLQNIFMR is encoded by the coding sequence GTGGAGACTTTGATCGTTGTCGTGATTATTTTCGGATTGCTCGTATCGATCCACGAGCTTGGACATCTTGTTGTTGCTAAGAGAAGCGGCATTTTGTGCCGCGAATATGCCATCGGATTCGGTCCGAAAATTTTCTCAGTCAAAAAAGGCGAGACCGTTTATACGCTGCGTCTTCTCCCGATCGGCGGTTATGTGCGGATGGCGGGGGAAGATCCTGAAATTGTTGAAATCAAACCAGGACAGCATATCGGTTTGTACTTTGACCAGAGCGGAAAAGTCAACCGGCTGATTGCCGACCATCTGGAAAAATATCCTCAGGCACGTTTTCTTACTGTTGAACATTGCGATCTCGAAAAAGATCTTTATATATCCGGATACGAAGAGGAGAACAGCCCCCTCGTCCGTTATGAACTAGATCGGAAAGCCACTTATGTTGCTGACAATCAGGATTTTCAGATTGCGCCGCTCGACAGGCAGTTTGCATCGAAGTCGCTCCTCAAAAGGTTTCTGACTATTTTTGCCGGGCCATTCATGAATCTCGTGCTTGCGGTGGTCGTATTTATTATTTTCTACAGTATTCAGGGTGTGCCTTCTGATGCCCCGAAACTTGGTGAATTGATTAACGGTTATCCGGCACAGAAAGCCGGGCTGCTGGCAAATGATAAAGTGCTTCAGATTGATCAACAGAAAATCGTCAGCTGGAATGATATCGTCAGCTATGTTCAAAAACATCCGAAAGAAAAAATGACCTTCACCATTGACCGCAATGGGCACGTAAGCCGTGTCAGCCTCGTTTCAGATCAACGCAATGGTCAGGTAAAGGGCACGAAAGAAGGCCTAATCGGCGCTTACGGACCGACACTGCATTCCATTCCTGCTTCTGTTGTGGCCGGGGTGAAACAAACGGGTTACTGGATCACAACAGAGCTGGACGGGCTTAAGACGATGGTTACCGGTGGATTTAATTTGAACGACCTGGCAGGGCCGGCACGCATGTATCAAATGACCGGCGAGGTTGTCCATCAGGGGCTCGTGCTCGTACTAAACTGGGCCGCTTTTCTAAGCGTCAATCTGGCTGTCATTAACCTTCTTCCGCTTCCCGCATTGGACGGTGGTCGCCTGATGTTTTTGATTATTGAAGCATTGAGAGGAAAGCCTGTCGAACCCCAGAAAGAAGCTTTGGTTCACTTTATCGGCTTTGCATTTCTGATGTTGCTCATGCTTCTTGTAACCTGGAATGATCTACAAAACATTTTTATGCGATAA